From the Paenibacillus sp. FSL H8-0548 genome, one window contains:
- a CDS encoding DUF5696 domain-containing protein, with product MKLRIMIAFMTAMLLIIASSGGLVTSFAAGTVAAPSSGFQRVADSGRLTLDYHPAAAELIVTDTASGAVWRSNPVDLADDKLAKGAKKMDLSSQLLLDYVDDQNKPFQLNSFTGSVKEKQPQWSKVDGGVEVIYVFPKAGFTVPVRYTISGDALSAVIVSEGIKQQDKFKLVNISLLPFFGAAGSADEGYLFVPDGSGALINFNNMKSSYKSFNERVYGGDGALDYSSKVDQKETVRLPVFGLKKNASAFVAIIHKGAYQAGITAEISGKNNSYNNIFSYLNLIEFETNVLLEGTLNEKQVTRGSTSMTGGIDYEVKYFFLHEVDANYNGMAQRYRTYLQEELGVKPASGNSAAAGKMLPLLVDFVGGVKKKATFFGIPYNTVEVLTSFKDAEQAASRMQEDGMTNLSLRLEGWASGGAKGEVPVSLDAEGKLGGDKGFKKLAKELAAKGVAFYPAVDPVKLYEGGNGFSKFADTAKGISRAPVLKYNYRLSDQMKNKDLKRWYLLKPSSVNEAINRFTVAAAKGGLEHVSLQTVGTMLYSDFKRGSQPKNVTGMTWESGLKQGQSNLGGMMFDKPNAYTFPYADSLSDVPLFSSGFDVEDEEVPFYSIALSGLLPAYSEPINLSSMPQRYMLKLIETGTFPAYKFIARDSTLLSHTEYDFLYSADFKQLYDDMKEQYEYLNEALGEVAGVAITNHVKLQDGVYRTTFENGKSAVVNYNNEMAAVGAESIPALGYLIR from the coding sequence TTGAAATTACGAATAATGATAGCTTTCATGACGGCAATGCTGCTCATTATCGCCTCATCGGGCGGGCTAGTGACGAGCTTCGCAGCAGGCACGGTGGCAGCGCCGAGCAGCGGCTTCCAGCGTGTGGCGGACAGCGGCAGACTAACGCTTGACTATCATCCTGCTGCTGCCGAGCTGATCGTAACGGATACGGCCTCAGGCGCCGTTTGGCGAAGCAACCCGGTCGACCTGGCAGACGACAAGCTTGCCAAGGGCGCCAAAAAGATGGATTTGTCTTCGCAGCTGTTGCTGGATTACGTGGATGATCAGAATAAGCCGTTCCAGCTTAACAGCTTCACGGGCAGCGTGAAGGAGAAGCAGCCGCAGTGGAGCAAGGTTGATGGCGGGGTAGAGGTTATCTATGTGTTTCCGAAGGCCGGCTTTACGGTACCTGTCCGCTATACGATCAGCGGGGATGCGTTGTCGGCAGTGATTGTGTCCGAAGGCATCAAGCAGCAGGATAAATTCAAGCTGGTCAATATCAGCCTGCTGCCTTTTTTCGGAGCGGCTGGCAGCGCGGACGAAGGATATTTGTTCGTCCCGGACGGCAGCGGTGCATTGATTAACTTCAACAATATGAAAAGCAGCTATAAGAGCTTTAACGAGCGGGTATACGGAGGCGACGGGGCGCTCGATTATTCAAGCAAAGTCGACCAGAAGGAAACGGTTCGGCTCCCGGTATTCGGATTGAAGAAGAATGCATCGGCATTTGTTGCCATTATCCATAAAGGCGCCTATCAGGCGGGCATCACGGCGGAAATAAGCGGCAAAAACAATTCGTACAACAATATATTCAGCTACTTGAATCTCATTGAGTTTGAAACCAACGTCCTTCTGGAAGGCACGTTAAACGAGAAGCAGGTGACGCGAGGGTCGACATCCATGACAGGCGGCATTGACTATGAAGTGAAATATTTTTTCCTTCATGAAGTGGACGCGAATTACAACGGAATGGCACAGCGGTATCGCACTTACCTGCAAGAGGAGCTGGGCGTGAAGCCTGCGTCGGGCAACTCGGCTGCAGCAGGCAAGATGCTTCCGCTGCTCGTTGACTTTGTTGGAGGCGTGAAGAAAAAAGCTACCTTCTTTGGCATTCCTTACAACACGGTAGAAGTGCTTACCTCCTTCAAGGATGCGGAGCAAGCTGCAAGCCGAATGCAGGAAGACGGCATGACGAACTTGTCGCTGCGACTTGAGGGGTGGGCATCAGGCGGAGCGAAGGGAGAAGTGCCTGTATCGCTTGACGCGGAAGGAAAGCTTGGGGGCGACAAAGGCTTCAAGAAGCTGGCGAAGGAGCTGGCAGCGAAGGGCGTAGCCTTCTATCCCGCCGTTGATCCCGTGAAATTGTACGAGGGCGGGAACGGCTTCAGCAAGTTTGCGGATACGGCCAAAGGCATCAGCCGCGCGCCGGTGCTGAAATATAATTACCGCCTCAGCGATCAAATGAAAAACAAGGACTTGAAGCGCTGGTATTTGCTGAAGCCAAGCTCAGTAAACGAGGCTATCAATCGTTTCACCGTTGCCGCGGCAAAGGGTGGCCTTGAGCATGTTTCCTTGCAAACGGTAGGTACCATGCTTTATTCAGACTTTAAACGCGGTAGCCAGCCGAAAAACGTGACGGGCATGACTTGGGAGAGCGGACTGAAGCAAGGGCAAAGCAATCTAGGCGGAATGATGTTCGATAAGCCGAACGCCTATACGTTTCCTTATGCGGACAGTCTGTCGGACGTTCCATTGTTCTCAAGCGGCTTCGATGTGGAGGATGAGGAGGTGCCGTTCTATAGCATCGCACTAAGCGGACTGCTGCCTGCATACAGCGAGCCGATAAATCTCTCAAGCATGCCGCAGCGCTATATGCTGAAATTGATTGAAACCGGAACTTTCCCAGCTTATAAGTTCATTGCAAGAGATTCCACGCTGCTTAGCCATACGGAATATGACTTCCTATACAGCGCAGATTTCAAGCAGCTCTATGACGATATGAAAGAGCAGTACGAGTATCTGAACGAAGCACTGGGCGAGGTTGCAGGCGTTGCGATTACGAATCACGTGAAGCTGCAGGACGGGGTATACCGCACAACGTTCGAGAACGGCAAGTCAGCCGTCGTCAATTACAACAATGAGATGGCTGCCGTTGGCGCTGAGAGCATTCCGGCGCTGGGCTACCTCATCCGTTAG
- a CDS encoding sugar ABC transporter permease, protein MIRKLRALPYTKKKELYGFLFVLPWILGFILFFGKPLLTSLVFSFQNMEMTPEGLRGVFIGWDNFEYALFKDPAFIREATNSFVNMLYGVPLILVYSLFVAVLLKNKFRGRGFMRAVSFLPVIIASGVLMQILKEDVFSQGMRGGAESVYLFTGAGINGILQELGLGAQLIEIFNNVISRIFDLTWRSGVQVLLFLAGLHAIPGYLYEASSIEGARPWEQFWKITLPMLTPMMMLNIVYTIIDTFTDYGNSVILMIYNTAFSQVRFGYSSALAWLYCLLIAVFLGAVYMLLKKRIVYMQD, encoded by the coding sequence ATGATTAGAAAATTAAGAGCTTTGCCTTACACGAAGAAAAAAGAGCTTTACGGATTTTTGTTCGTACTGCCTTGGATACTCGGTTTTATATTATTTTTTGGGAAGCCGCTGCTCACTTCGCTCGTCTTCTCGTTTCAGAACATGGAGATGACGCCCGAAGGGCTGCGCGGCGTATTTATCGGCTGGGACAATTTTGAATACGCGTTATTCAAAGATCCTGCCTTCATTAGGGAAGCAACCAATTCCTTCGTGAACATGCTCTACGGCGTTCCGCTTATTCTGGTGTACAGCTTGTTCGTGGCCGTGCTTCTCAAAAACAAGTTCCGAGGCAGAGGCTTCATGCGCGCCGTATCGTTCCTTCCGGTCATTATCGCTTCGGGTGTGCTGATGCAGATTCTGAAGGAGGACGTATTCTCGCAAGGGATGCGCGGAGGAGCGGAGAGCGTCTACCTGTTTACTGGAGCTGGCATCAACGGCATCCTGCAGGAGCTTGGCCTAGGCGCGCAGCTTATTGAAATATTCAATAATGTGATCTCGCGCATCTTTGATTTAACATGGCGTTCAGGCGTTCAGGTGCTGCTGTTCCTGGCAGGTCTTCATGCAATACCCGGTTATTTGTATGAAGCATCATCAATCGAAGGGGCGAGGCCTTGGGAGCAGTTTTGGAAAATAACGCTGCCGATGCTTACGCCGATGATGATGTTAAATATCGTCTATACGATTATTGATACGTTCACGGATTACGGCAACAGCGTCATTCTAATGATTTACAATACGGCATTCTCGCAGGTCAGATTCGGGTACAGCAGCGCGCTGGCGTGGCTATATTGCTTATTGATTGCCGTGTTCCTCGGCGCTGTCTACATGCTGCTGAAGAAACGTATCGTCTACATGCAGGATTAA
- a CDS encoding carbohydrate ABC transporter permease — protein MNAILPKKQLNRARKTLTSIIRFSLLAALAYQLLYPLLYMLSMALRRPEEAMDPSVIWIPKTLTLSNFTDALRVMDFWDALQNSLIIGIGCGLLDVLSCAFVAYGFARFKFRFSGTLFMLVILTLVVPVQTIILPLYADMKYFDAFGIMKLTSLVTGGPDSISLVGSFWAFFLPSMFGMGLRSGLYIFIFRQFFKGMPNELEDAAYMDGCGPFKTFFTVMLPNAKNAIITVFLFSFVWHWNEFYMSNLLLGNLKKNFAIALSSLRVDLQSVVNVQTISDPLVVVTRIQAGALLTILPLFVLYLVTQRYFTDSIEHGAIK, from the coding sequence TTGAATGCAATCCTTCCAAAAAAACAGCTGAACCGGGCAAGGAAAACCTTGACCTCCATCATTCGTTTCTCGCTTCTTGCGGCGCTGGCGTACCAGCTGCTCTATCCGCTCTTGTACATGCTGAGCATGGCGCTGCGCCGCCCAGAGGAGGCGATGGACCCGAGCGTCATCTGGATACCCAAGACCCTCACGCTGAGCAACTTCACGGATGCGCTGCGTGTTATGGATTTCTGGGACGCGCTGCAGAACAGCTTAATTATAGGGATTGGCTGTGGGCTTCTGGATGTATTGTCCTGCGCCTTCGTCGCTTATGGCTTCGCGAGGTTCAAGTTTCGCTTCTCGGGCACGCTGTTCATGCTCGTCATCCTGACACTGGTCGTGCCAGTGCAGACGATCATCCTGCCTTTGTATGCGGATATGAAATACTTTGACGCGTTTGGCATTATGAAGCTTACCTCGCTCGTGACCGGTGGTCCCGATTCCATCAGTCTTGTCGGCAGCTTCTGGGCGTTCTTCCTCCCGTCTATGTTTGGGATGGGGCTGCGCTCGGGCTTGTACATTTTTATATTTAGACAGTTTTTCAAAGGCATGCCGAATGAACTGGAGGACGCAGCTTATATGGACGGCTGCGGACCGTTCAAAACCTTCTTTACGGTCATGCTTCCGAATGCCAAAAACGCGATTATTACCGTATTTCTTTTCTCCTTCGTCTGGCATTGGAACGAATTTTATATGTCGAATCTGCTGCTCGGCAACTTGAAGAAAAATTTCGCGATCGCATTGTCTTCCCTGCGGGTAGACCTTCAATCCGTTGTCAATGTGCAGACGATCAGCGACCCGCTCGTCGTTGTGACACGGATACAGGCAGGGGCTTTGCTCACGATTCTGCCGCTGTTCGTTCTATATTTGGTGACGCAGCGTTATTTCACAGACAGCATCGAGCATGGCGCGATTAAGTAG
- a CDS encoding extracellular solute-binding protein yields the protein MVQNKKSFAIMLAGVVMLVSVMAGCSGSNNGGNNKTEGSANSNGNKPAATEEAAAEAPKLDDGNITILYHTSKEQYDQNKAANPAAFDAVWETVSQFEQAYGGKVNVIAVPWGDQKSTLISMVNAGDQVDVAQANDQNFPVYPLKKIVQPLDQYMDLSDPFWNSSVSKAFTFAGKPYAAGVGAAPIVIYYNKTLFDNNGVKTPGELYSEGNWTWDTFRSTALELTQDTDGDGKSDQFGFGWWDAGYALMVASNGVTNLSYNEDGSITTNYESDNMKEAMQFTQDALLKDKYIDKDKEGDYFNAEFKNGKLAMTAEYGFGGFTVFKSDYELDFVPVPTGPKGTKDVGPGGMSGWSIPTVSKNPQGAAVFIKMMSENELKVATDNNVKQFGQEKVDHMNDLGTKILFAPIGVEKYWDANTAALTGIKDGTPVGTFAATAKALLEEGIKITLTQ from the coding sequence ATGGTCCAAAACAAGAAATCATTCGCGATCATGCTGGCTGGCGTTGTCATGCTCGTTAGTGTCATGGCCGGTTGTTCAGGCAGCAACAACGGCGGCAATAATAAGACTGAAGGCAGCGCAAACAGCAATGGAAACAAGCCGGCAGCAACGGAAGAGGCAGCGGCAGAAGCTCCGAAGCTCGACGATGGCAATATTACGATTCTTTATCATACCTCGAAAGAACAGTACGACCAGAATAAAGCGGCAAATCCGGCAGCCTTTGATGCCGTCTGGGAAACGGTCTCGCAGTTTGAGCAAGCTTATGGCGGCAAGGTTAATGTCATCGCCGTGCCATGGGGCGATCAAAAGTCAACGCTGATCTCGATGGTCAATGCAGGCGACCAAGTTGACGTCGCGCAGGCCAATGACCAAAACTTCCCGGTCTATCCGCTCAAGAAGATCGTTCAGCCGCTTGACCAGTACATGGATTTGTCTGATCCGTTCTGGAACTCCTCTGTATCGAAAGCGTTTACGTTCGCAGGGAAACCTTATGCAGCTGGCGTTGGAGCAGCTCCAATCGTCATCTACTACAACAAAACGCTGTTCGACAACAATGGCGTAAAAACACCTGGCGAGCTATATAGCGAAGGCAATTGGACATGGGATACGTTCCGTTCGACTGCACTTGAGCTTACGCAGGATACAGATGGCGACGGCAAGAGCGACCAGTTCGGCTTCGGCTGGTGGGATGCTGGTTATGCGTTAATGGTAGCTTCAAATGGCGTTACTAATCTGTCCTATAACGAAGATGGCTCGATTACGACCAATTACGAGTCGGATAACATGAAAGAAGCGATGCAATTCACGCAGGATGCTCTTCTGAAGGATAAATACATCGATAAAGACAAAGAAGGCGACTATTTCAACGCGGAATTCAAAAATGGCAAGCTGGCTATGACGGCAGAATACGGCTTCGGCGGCTTCACTGTATTCAAGAGTGATTACGAGCTGGATTTCGTACCCGTACCGACAGGTCCCAAAGGAACGAAAGACGTTGGTCCTGGCGGCATGTCCGGCTGGTCGATCCCGACGGTGTCGAAAAACCCGCAGGGCGCAGCGGTATTCATCAAAATGATGTCGGAGAACGAGCTTAAAGTGGCTACAGACAACAATGTGAAGCAATTCGGCCAAGAGAAGGTCGACCATATGAATGATTTGGGCACTAAAATCCTGTTTGCTCCGATCGGTGTCGAGAAGTATTGGGATGCCAATACGGCTGCGCTAACAGGCATTAAGGATGGTACGCCGGTAGGCACGTTTGCGGCTACCGCGAAAGCACTGCTGGAGGAAGGCATTAAGATTACGTTGACGCAATAA
- a CDS encoding glycoside hydrolase family 32 protein, whose product MNKKLSRTVRMAAIALTAAALAGACSNGNTQNSAETAVPSASATAELAATAEPVKQAEDRLFWKPPEGWVGDVMPFSDNGQIHLFYLQDWRDGAPGFHPWHQASTANLTEYAYEGESIPFGQEADQDLALGTGSVIKAGDTYHAFYTGHNWKFPQEGKPKESVMHAVSKDLKSWTKVPADTFYAPDGYEKDDFRDPFLLYNEEKGEYWLLLSARKDGAGVIALFASKDLSKWEVREPLSVEESSSLFMLECPDIFRMNGKWVLVFSEFSDQKSTHYRVSDSLDGPWMKPEKDVFDGRAFYAAKTGSLGDRRFLFGWVPTRQLEKDYMKWDWAGNMVAHEMTVGKDGSLGVKVPDEIDRLVATPAALGEARKLGTVEGDDGARVLDGSTGVSGIIFDQMPQTAKITGSVSFDENVTYSGLVTGVGEDPEKAYGIQLEPGKDRIRYDAAGGDNLSTLEPDVQVPIAFESNVEYPFTIIVENDVAVFYIGDSALTTRIYKMPDGAWGWYSRGGKTTLSKLAVAVRAD is encoded by the coding sequence ATGAATAAAAAGCTATCGAGAACGGTTCGGATGGCTGCGATTGCTCTTACCGCGGCAGCGCTGGCAGGTGCTTGCAGCAATGGGAACACGCAGAACTCCGCGGAGACGGCGGTTCCAAGCGCATCCGCGACGGCAGAGCTTGCTGCAACAGCAGAGCCGGTTAAGCAGGCGGAAGATCGGCTGTTCTGGAAGCCCCCGGAAGGCTGGGTAGGCGATGTGATGCCGTTTAGCGATAACGGACAAATTCATTTGTTCTATTTGCAGGATTGGCGAGACGGCGCACCCGGCTTTCATCCCTGGCATCAGGCATCGACAGCTAATCTAACCGAATATGCCTATGAAGGGGAATCCATCCCGTTTGGTCAAGAGGCTGATCAAGATCTAGCGCTTGGGACAGGCAGCGTCATTAAAGCCGGCGATACGTACCACGCCTTCTATACCGGACACAATTGGAAATTCCCGCAGGAGGGAAAGCCAAAGGAATCGGTTATGCATGCGGTCAGCAAGGATTTGAAAAGCTGGACGAAGGTGCCTGCGGATACGTTCTATGCGCCTGATGGGTACGAGAAGGATGATTTCCGCGATCCGTTCCTGCTGTATAACGAGGAGAAAGGCGAATACTGGCTGCTGCTCAGCGCACGCAAGGATGGTGCTGGCGTAATTGCTTTGTTTGCTTCCAAGGATCTGAGCAAATGGGAGGTGCGAGAGCCTCTATCTGTCGAGGAATCGTCCTCGCTCTTTATGCTGGAATGCCCGGACATTTTCCGTATGAATGGAAAGTGGGTACTCGTGTTCTCGGAGTTCAGCGATCAGAAATCAACGCACTACCGCGTGAGCGATTCGCTTGATGGGCCTTGGATGAAGCCTGAGAAGGATGTTTTCGACGGCAGAGCCTTCTATGCGGCCAAGACAGGAAGCCTTGGCGACCGCAGGTTTCTGTTCGGCTGGGTGCCGACGCGCCAGCTTGAGAAGGATTATATGAAGTGGGACTGGGCGGGCAATATGGTTGCCCACGAAATGACCGTAGGCAAGGACGGCTCTCTTGGTGTAAAGGTTCCGGATGAGATCGACCGATTGGTTGCAACGCCTGCGGCGCTTGGCGAAGCCCGCAAGCTGGGGACTGTAGAAGGCGATGACGGAGCGCGCGTGCTGGACGGCTCAACAGGCGTCAGCGGCATTATTTTCGATCAAATGCCCCAAACGGCAAAGATTACCGGCAGTGTAAGCTTTGATGAGAACGTAACGTATAGCGGCCTTGTGACGGGCGTTGGCGAGGATCCGGAGAAGGCGTACGGCATTCAGCTGGAGCCTGGAAAGGATCGAATTCGTTACGATGCGGCTGGCGGCGACAATCTGTCCACGCTGGAGCCTGATGTGCAGGTGCCGATTGCATTCGAGTCGAATGTGGAATATCCGTTCACCATTATTGTCGAGAATGACGTTGCCGTCTTCTATATCGGCGATTCTGCGTTGACGACTCGTATTTATAAAATGCCTGACGGGGCTTGGGGCTGGTATTCAAGAGGCGGGAAGACGACACTCTCGAAGCTTGCCGTAGCCGTTAGAGCTGACTAG
- a CDS encoding glycoside hydrolase family 32 protein: MSELYKERFRPQYHLTPPRGPMSDPNGMVYFEGVYHQFYQFTGRWGHATSQDLIHWEHRPLALVSDELGDIWSGCCVVDRADTSGLFGGKAGLVALFTHFKEGLQSQSLAYSADGGASWTKYAGNPVIPNPGIRDFRDPKVLWHEPSGKWIMVVSVDKSVHFYSSHNLTAWQFESEFGKAQGSQAAVWECPDLFCLPVEGDVSRQKWVLHVSIGDNRETDGSTAQYFIGEFDGRRFTNDDVTGKQIHWTDYGQDFYAGVTYSDLPPEGGCSIWLGWTSNWKYPFAGPTAPWKGGMSIPRTLSLREDAGGVISLCQRPIDELKRLRTEAFRIASVEAEDQVVKLDFNSASYELIADIEWKHAESFGLRIFCSADGSEAAQIGYDAVNGTVFVDRTVAGQNEFINREGVPFHFGKRFTAPFKMENNRITLHAFVDESIIELFVGNGEKVFTVLAYPQADSQGLELFACGGAAIFKNVEVYKLKSIWHN; this comes from the coding sequence ATGAGCGAGCTGTATAAGGAGCGGTTCCGGCCGCAGTATCATCTGACGCCTCCGAGGGGGCCGATGAGCGATCCGAACGGTATGGTCTATTTTGAAGGCGTATACCATCAGTTTTACCAGTTCACCGGACGCTGGGGGCATGCGACGAGCCAAGATCTTATTCACTGGGAACACCGGCCGCTTGCGCTTGTGTCTGATGAGCTTGGCGACATCTGGTCGGGCTGCTGCGTCGTGGACAGAGCAGATACGAGCGGATTGTTCGGCGGCAAAGCGGGGCTGGTTGCTTTATTTACCCATTTTAAAGAAGGCTTGCAGTCGCAGAGCTTGGCTTACAGTGCAGACGGCGGAGCAAGCTGGACGAAATATGCTGGCAATCCCGTTATTCCCAATCCGGGCATTCGCGACTTCCGCGATCCGAAAGTGCTGTGGCATGAGCCAAGCGGCAAGTGGATTATGGTGGTGTCCGTGGACAAAAGCGTCCATTTTTATTCGTCGCACAATTTGACAGCATGGCAGTTTGAGAGCGAATTCGGCAAGGCTCAGGGATCGCAGGCAGCGGTTTGGGAATGTCCCGACCTCTTCTGTCTGCCGGTTGAAGGCGATGTGTCGCGCCAGAAGTGGGTGCTGCATGTCAGCATTGGCGACAACAGGGAAACGGACGGCTCGACCGCGCAATATTTTATCGGTGAATTCGATGGACGCCGCTTCACGAACGACGACGTTACGGGTAAGCAAATTCATTGGACCGATTACGGTCAGGATTTCTATGCGGGCGTTACTTATTCCGATCTTCCGCCGGAGGGCGGGTGCAGCATTTGGCTGGGGTGGACCTCCAATTGGAAATATCCGTTCGCTGGGCCGACTGCGCCGTGGAAGGGCGGCATGTCGATTCCCCGCACGCTTTCGCTTCGGGAGGATGCAGGCGGCGTAATCTCGCTGTGCCAAAGACCCATTGACGAGCTGAAGCGGCTGAGGACGGAAGCATTTAGAATTGCTTCTGTCGAAGCGGAGGATCAGGTGGTGAAGCTGGATTTCAACAGCGCCTCTTACGAGCTGATTGCGGATATCGAATGGAAGCATGCTGAGTCGTTTGGACTGCGCATCTTCTGTTCGGCAGACGGTTCAGAGGCAGCGCAGATTGGATATGACGCGGTAAACGGAACAGTCTTTGTGGACCGAACGGTTGCGGGCCAGAACGAGTTTATCAATCGGGAGGGCGTTCCGTTTCATTTCGGCAAACGGTTTACCGCTCCTTTCAAGATGGAGAATAATCGAATAACGCTGCATGCCTTCGTCGACGAATCGATTATCGAGCTGTTCGTCGGCAATGGGGAGAAGGTTTTTACTGTATTGGCATATCCGCAGGCTGATAGTCAAGGACTTGAGCTGTTTGCGTGCGGCGGTGCAGCCATATTTAAAAACGTTGAAGTATACAAACTGAAATCCATTTGGCACAATTAA
- a CDS encoding glycoside hydrolase family 32 protein translates to MKHMVSKHDGHQALIAQAENAWRENSGKLDTTYRLQYHMMPPAGWMNDPNGMIYFDGYYHLFYQHDPYQAKQGPMHWGHARSKDLVHWEHLPVALAPSEDYDKGGDKGQGCWSGSAVDNDGVFTLIYTGHVDGKKPEEVQCLATSNDGVTFHKHAANPIIADSPDAERFGFRDPKVWKNGDSWYMVVGYGKDGLGKAIMYVSKDLYSWEYKGTAVESDGTMGDMWECPDLFPLGAGDQHVLLISPMNIAPIKNLYVAGSFDYASCRFEQRHAAQIDYGFDFYAPQTLLDDRGRRIMIAWMNIWGATMPETAHGWLGGMTLPRELTIAEDGKLLSHPVPELAALRGSHIAAVAVVVADQSYVSIDGVHGDSLELEIVFDLTASDASEVGIRVRCSEDGTAFTEIGYSIPEQKLYTDRQLSGEGDGGISEAPLQLAAGGRLRLRLFLDRSSVELFAGEGRIAMTNRIYPKLQDTGISFFARGGDARIESLDAWELSSIW, encoded by the coding sequence ATGAAACATATGGTAAGCAAGCATGATGGACATCAAGCTTTAATCGCGCAAGCCGAAAACGCATGGAGAGAAAATAGCGGCAAGCTGGACACAACGTACCGCCTTCAGTATCATATGATGCCCCCAGCGGGCTGGATGAACGACCCGAACGGGATGATTTATTTTGATGGCTATTATCATTTGTTTTATCAGCATGATCCGTATCAAGCTAAGCAGGGACCGATGCACTGGGGACATGCGAGAAGCAAGGATCTTGTCCACTGGGAGCATCTGCCGGTAGCGCTTGCTCCTTCGGAGGATTATGACAAGGGCGGGGATAAAGGACAGGGCTGCTGGTCCGGAAGTGCTGTGGACAATGATGGCGTGTTCACGCTTATCTATACGGGACATGTAGACGGGAAGAAACCGGAAGAGGTGCAATGTCTGGCAACGAGCAACGACGGCGTAACCTTCCACAAGCATGCTGCGAATCCGATAATTGCAGACTCGCCGGATGCTGAACGCTTCGGATTCCGCGATCCGAAAGTTTGGAAGAACGGCGACAGCTGGTACATGGTCGTCGGTTATGGCAAGGACGGACTCGGCAAAGCGATTATGTATGTTTCCAAGGATCTGTACAGCTGGGAATATAAAGGCACTGCGGTAGAGAGCGACGGCACGATGGGTGATATGTGGGAGTGTCCCGACTTATTCCCATTAGGGGCGGGAGATCAGCATGTCCTGCTTATTTCACCGATGAACATTGCGCCGATCAAAAATTTATATGTGGCAGGCAGCTTTGATTATGCGAGCTGTCGCTTCGAGCAGCGGCATGCTGCGCAAATCGACTACGGCTTCGATTTCTATGCGCCGCAGACCTTGCTCGATGACCGGGGCAGAAGAATTATGATCGCATGGATGAACATATGGGGAGCGACGATGCCGGAGACGGCGCATGGCTGGCTAGGCGGCATGACGCTGCCGCGTGAGCTGACAATAGCAGAGGATGGCAAGCTTCTGAGTCATCCGGTGCCAGAGCTCGCCGCGCTTCGAGGATCGCATATTGCAGCTGTAGCCGTTGTTGTAGCTGACCAATCGTATGTATCCATTGACGGTGTTCATGGCGATTCGCTCGAGCTCGAAATCGTGTTTGACCTGACAGCCTCGGATGCATCAGAGGTTGGCATACGAGTACGCTGCTCGGAGGATGGGACTGCGTTCACGGAGATCGGTTATTCCATTCCTGAGCAGAAGCTGTATACGGATCGTCAATTGAGCGGCGAGGGAGACGGCGGAATCAGCGAGGCGCCGCTGCAGCTGGCAGCTGGTGGCCGCTTGCGTTTGAGGCTGTTTCTCGACCGTTCATCTGTCGAGCTGTTTGCAGGAGAAGGACGCATTGCAATGACGAATCGTATTTATCCGAAGCTGCAGGATACGGGAATTTCTTTCTTCGCGCGAGGCGGCGACGCTAGAATCGAAAGCTTGGATGCTTGGGAGCTGAGCTCGATATGGTAG